In Edaphobacter paludis, a single window of DNA contains:
- a CDS encoding beta-L-arabinofuranosidase domain-containing protein — MITDRQRTVGISRRRFFQTGSLAVAAIAARSRSGWAAELPLGTPLAEFGYGDVSMASEAHESQLMNTHSVLMALSEDSLLKPFRQMSGMPAPGEDLGGWYTYDPNYDYRTGFDKGFAPGCTFGQWISALTRVYAITGEEATRQKVLRLNRLYAETITPNLFDKNRFPAYTYDKLLLGLLDSHVYVKDPQALTILEKTTDTALPRMPGHAVEHDQPWRTDKDPHDASWTWDESYTNSENMFLAYQRGAGRRYYDLGLQYLDDKTWFDPLSRNENVLGGRHAYSYVNSLSSAMMAYLVAGSQKHLHAARNAFAMLQEQSFATGGWGPDEQLRVPGSNDVYNSLTNTHHSFETPCGSYAHFKLTRYLMRVTRDVRYGDSMERMMYNTVLGALPLQENGKNFYYADYNFDANREYKEAHWACCSGTLPQVAADYRINMYFRAPEAVYVNLYVPSTLRWSENGAALSLTQEGEYPYEDRIAFTLTSSQPTELTLHFRIPEWAEGAQIFLNGTRQKELAIPRQFAAIRREWKTGDRVELELPLRMRLETIDAKYPDTVALLRGPLVLMAVKREHAAPLPKITREQLLAAKRVSERQWEVASSNGPVSLMPFTWLGSRPYTTYLKVS; from the coding sequence ATGATTACTGATAGGCAAAGAACGGTAGGGATCTCGCGCAGACGCTTTTTTCAGACAGGTTCGCTGGCGGTTGCGGCTATTGCGGCACGAAGCCGTTCAGGCTGGGCTGCAGAGCTTCCACTGGGAACGCCACTTGCAGAGTTTGGCTATGGCGATGTCTCGATGGCTAGCGAGGCGCACGAATCGCAGCTAATGAACACGCATTCGGTGCTGATGGCACTGAGTGAGGATAGTCTGCTGAAACCGTTTCGGCAGATGTCCGGCATGCCTGCGCCCGGTGAAGACCTGGGTGGTTGGTACACTTACGACCCGAACTACGACTATCGTACGGGCTTCGATAAAGGGTTTGCTCCTGGTTGCACGTTTGGGCAATGGATATCGGCTCTCACACGTGTCTATGCCATTACGGGAGAGGAGGCGACACGCCAGAAGGTGCTGCGGCTTAATCGTCTTTACGCCGAAACCATTACCCCGAACCTCTTCGACAAGAATCGTTTCCCGGCGTATACCTACGACAAACTCTTGCTCGGGCTGCTCGATTCGCACGTTTACGTGAAGGACCCGCAGGCGCTCACAATTCTGGAGAAGACAACCGACACAGCGCTTCCGCGGATGCCGGGGCATGCGGTTGAACACGACCAACCGTGGCGCACGGATAAAGACCCTCATGACGCCTCATGGACCTGGGACGAATCGTATACCAATTCCGAGAACATGTTTCTCGCTTACCAGCGCGGTGCTGGGCGGCGGTATTATGATTTGGGTCTGCAGTATCTGGACGACAAGACGTGGTTCGATCCCTTGTCGCGCAATGAAAATGTCCTTGGTGGAAGACATGCGTACAGCTATGTTAATTCGCTGAGTTCAGCGATGATGGCGTATCTGGTAGCCGGTAGTCAGAAGCATCTGCACGCGGCGCGCAATGCATTCGCCATGCTGCAAGAGCAAAGTTTTGCAACTGGAGGATGGGGTCCGGACGAGCAGTTGCGCGTGCCGGGCAGCAACGACGTTTACAACAGTCTGACCAATACGCACCATAGTTTTGAAACTCCATGCGGTTCCTATGCGCATTTCAAATTGACACGCTATCTGATGCGTGTAACACGAGATGTTCGATACGGTGACAGTATGGAGCGCATGATGTACAACACCGTTCTTGGCGCACTGCCATTGCAGGAAAATGGCAAGAACTTTTACTACGCGGATTACAACTTTGATGCCAATCGGGAGTACAAGGAAGCGCATTGGGCGTGCTGCTCCGGTACGCTGCCGCAGGTGGCCGCAGATTACCGGATCAACATGTATTTTCGCGCGCCGGAGGCTGTGTATGTAAACCTCTATGTGCCTTCGACGCTGCGATGGAGCGAAAACGGGGCTGCACTGTCGCTGACCCAGGAAGGTGAATACCCGTATGAGGATAGAATTGCCTTCACGTTGACCAGCTCTCAACCCACAGAACTCACGCTTCACTTTCGCATTCCTGAATGGGCGGAGGGAGCGCAGATTTTCTTGAACGGAACACGGCAGAAGGAGCTCGCGATCCCGCGACAGTTTGCTGCGATTCGGCGCGAATGGAAGACGGGGGACCGCGTGGAACTGGAACTGCCGCTTAGGATGCGGCTCGAAACCATAGACGCGAAGTACCCCGATACGGTGGCACTGCTCCGCGGCCCCCTCGTCCTGATGGCAGTGAAAAGGGAACACGCGGCTCCGTTGCCGAAGATTACGAGGGAGCAGCTATTGGCGGCGAAGCGCGTAAGCGAACGGCAGTGGGAGGTGGCTTCATCCAACGGGCCAGTGAGTCTGATGCCGTTTACGTGGTTGGGTTCGCGGCCGTACACGACGTACTTGAAGGTGAGTTGA
- a CDS encoding AGE family epimerase/isomerase has protein sequence MTPWSTARLWLTDTALPLWSQVGFDQDRSVFHERLSLQGAPIRDMPRRLMVQARQIYSYATAERNNWMIGAGDLVARASRSMVRDYYEADGRPGWVMSVDNSGLVVDPTRDLYAHSFVLLGLAAAFESTGDDFYLVLADDTLRFMDSSMASSCGGYVSSLPNSSQSELRQNPHMHLLEALLALYVVAPKNDYRLRSKKVVSLLETRLFQPSTGILTEYFRSNWLPVEGDRGRLFEPGHHYEWIWLLSRYSQIFDCALSPCIEALRSTATIYGRSQKGGLWSAVRDDGVVIDPFIRLWPHTEAIKAGLSGKATDGYASVDRWLTILYQTFLRSAYPGGWNDLLTIDDQLLVDYIPSSSFYHLVCAFSECEDHYGSRLSSDSDPT, from the coding sequence ATGACCCCGTGGTCGACCGCTCGTCTATGGCTGACCGATACGGCGCTTCCACTGTGGTCTCAAGTCGGCTTTGATCAGGACCGCAGCGTATTCCACGAGAGACTGAGCCTCCAGGGGGCTCCGATTCGTGATATGCCCCGTCGTCTAATGGTGCAAGCGCGACAAATTTACTCTTACGCGACTGCCGAGCGAAACAATTGGATGATTGGCGCAGGTGATCTCGTGGCTAGAGCTTCGCGCTCGATGGTGCGGGACTATTACGAGGCCGATGGTCGTCCGGGTTGGGTCATGTCGGTCGATAATTCTGGTCTTGTCGTTGATCCTACTCGAGACCTATATGCTCACTCTTTTGTGCTTCTCGGACTAGCGGCTGCATTTGAATCCACTGGTGATGACTTTTACCTAGTTCTGGCTGACGATACGCTGCGCTTTATGGATTCGTCGATGGCGAGTAGTTGCGGAGGTTATGTATCCAGTCTGCCCAACTCTTCACAGTCTGAACTTCGGCAAAATCCGCACATGCACCTCCTAGAAGCTCTTCTGGCGCTATACGTAGTAGCACCGAAGAATGACTACAGGTTGCGAAGTAAAAAGGTGGTTTCTCTTCTCGAGACGCGTCTCTTTCAACCATCAACAGGGATCCTCACAGAATACTTTAGGTCTAACTGGCTGCCTGTCGAGGGGGATAGGGGACGCCTTTTCGAACCCGGACACCATTATGAGTGGATTTGGCTCCTTAGTAGATACAGCCAAATCTTCGATTGCGCCTTATCTCCGTGTATTGAGGCATTGAGGAGCACCGCTACGATATACGGACGCTCTCAAAAAGGAGGGTTGTGGAGCGCGGTTCGAGATGACGGCGTGGTAATTGATCCGTTCATTCGGCTTTGGCCTCATACTGAGGCCATTAAAGCCGGGCTTTCCGGGAAAGCCACCGATGGATATGCCTCCGTCGACAGGTGGCTGACCATTCTTTACCAGACTTTTCTTAGATCGGCTTACCCTGGTGGATGGAATGATCTACTCACCATTGACGACCAATTGTTGGTAGATTACATACCTTCTAGTAGTTTCTACCATCTCGTATGCGCCTTCTCTGAGTGTGAAGATCACTATGGTTCTCGGCTATCTAGCGATTCCGATCCCACTTGA